A single Salvelinus sp. IW2-2015 unplaced genomic scaffold, ASM291031v2 Un_scaffold1790, whole genome shotgun sequence DNA region contains:
- the LOC112071983 gene encoding protein Shroom3 translates to MAATTGGGRDFFPVSGLFWGRYEAFMFPSQDGVCSIGPNLLQRTEGGGGAGGGGGGGGGGGEEDTDLHEDETDLNQKKVELLQALTLSITSLRDEKEVLAEEQRRFRALGGHIESLVQEHCKPNEREKYKMLIGDMDKIVNLLLSLCGRLARVHNALSALDREEETEDSQEERVRY, encoded by the exons ATGGCTGCAACCACCGGGGGAGGGCGGGACTTCTTTCCCGTTAGCGGTCTCTTTTGGGGACGTTATGAGGCCTTCATGTTTCC AAGTCAAGATGGTGTCTGTTCAATAGGACCCAATCTGCtgcagagaacagagggaggaggaggagcaggaggaggaggaggaggaggaggaggaggaggagaggaggacacagatCTGCATGAGGACGAGACAGACCTCAATCAGAAGAAG GTGGAGCTACTCCAGGCCCTGACTCTGAGCATTACCTCCTTGCGGGATGAGAAGGAGGTTCTGGCGGAGGAGCAGAGGAGGTTCCGGGCCCTAGGGGGCCACATAGAGAGCCTGGTTCAGGAGCACTGTAAGCCCAACGAGAGGGAGAAGTACAAGATGCTCATCGGGGACATGGATAAGATAGTCAACCTTCTGCTGTCTCTGTGTGGCCGGCTGGCCCGGGTCCATAACGCTCTCTCTGccctggacagagaggaggagacagaggacagcCAAGAGGAAAGGGTGAGATATTaa
- the LOC139024694 gene encoding protein Shroom3-like, whose translation MRRRFWRRSRGGSGPRGHIESLVQEHCKPNEREKYKMLIGDMDKIVNLLLSLCGRLARVHNALSALDREEETEDSQEERESLQQKRRQLCSQHEDARELKENLDRRERVVLDILGGYLTGPQLRDYQHFVCMKPALLIRQRHLDELLKQWDEQLSRLAESIPPGDHQAQPSSPIPGLNPSLGPNLGAPSPNLRAPSPNLGAPSPNLRAPSPNLGAPSPNLGAPSPNLRAPSPNLRAPSPNLGAPSPNLRAPSPNLGPTHTVRSTTVTSL comes from the exons ATGAGAAGGAGGTTCTGGCGGAGGAGCAGAGGAGGTTCCGGGCCTAGGGGCCACATAGAGAGCCTGGTTCAGGAGCACTGTAAGCCCAACGAGAGGGAGAAGTACAAGATGCTCATCGGGGACATGGATAAGATAGTCAACCTTCTGCTGTCTCTGTGTGGCCGGCTGGCCCGGGTCCATAACGCTCTCTCTGccctggacagagaggaggagacagaggacagcCAAGAGGAAAGG GAGTCCTTACAGCAGAAGCGCAGGCAGCTGTGTAGTCAGCACGAGGATGCCAGGGAGTTGAAGGAGAATCTGGACAGGCGGGAGCGTGTGGTACTGGACATCCTGGGTGGGTACCTGACTGGGCCGCAGCTTAGAGACTACCAGCACTTCGTCTGTATGAAACCAGCCCTGCTGATTCGCCAGAGACACCTGGACGAGCTCCTAAAGCAGTGGGATGAACAGCTCAGCAGGCTGGCTGAGAGTATCCCTCCAGGGGACCACCAGGCCCAGCCCAGCTCACCTATCCCTGGGTTGAACCCCAGCCTCGGCCCTAACCTTGGGGCTCCCAGCCCTAACCTTAGAGCTCCCAGCCCTAACCTTGGGGCTCCCAGCCCTAACCTTAGAGCTCCCAGCCCTAACCTTGGGGCTCCCAGCCCTAACCTTGGGGCTCCCAGCCCTAACCTTAGAGCTCCCAGCCCTAACCTTAGAGCTCCCAGCCCTAACCTTGGGGCTCCCAGCCCTAACCTTAGAGCTCCCAGCCCTAACCTTGGTCCTACCCACACAGTCCGCTCCACCACTGTGACATCACTGTGA